One Nitrosopumilus piranensis genomic region harbors:
- a CDS encoding V0D/AC39 family V-type ATPase subunit has protein sequence MGGSKNVYASVKAYSKRGKLLTKADFQTLAESRDLEELMTRIKNTVYGEAVADVQKPFTSQSIENALRSKLADIHYSIAKTSGNSGVLDAYYMKFIVSNLKLILKGKVLGKSQEEIETHVNLHAEELIKQRDIVVKALVAKDFEEAVASLNSAQFGEEIAKAAALYNEKKNVQIIDTYFDKILYQYLAGAMKNYSDKEATKLVAMDIDFYNILSVIRGKFWGLQEDQIQDLIISTSPPARELLGRMMAAGTVRDAFNELSSTKYKELVPQVENELDAIAEFERAFEMQIYKASLRSFTKMFSFATIVGITKLTAFEVRNLAAIAFAVEQKIPTETTMSKLILEEE, from the coding sequence ATGGGCGGTTCTAAGAATGTCTATGCTTCTGTTAAGGCCTACAGCAAAAGAGGCAAATTACTGACAAAAGCAGATTTTCAAACATTAGCAGAATCTAGGGACTTGGAAGAGTTGATGACTAGAATCAAAAATACCGTTTATGGAGAGGCAGTAGCCGATGTTCAAAAACCATTTACTTCTCAAAGCATTGAAAATGCCCTAAGAAGCAAACTAGCAGATATCCATTATTCTATTGCAAAAACTTCAGGAAACTCTGGAGTTCTTGATGCATATTACATGAAATTTATTGTTTCAAATCTGAAACTAATTCTCAAAGGCAAGGTACTTGGAAAATCACAAGAAGAGATTGAGACTCATGTTAATCTTCACGCAGAAGAATTAATCAAACAAAGAGATATTGTTGTCAAGGCTTTAGTTGCCAAAGATTTTGAGGAGGCAGTTGCAAGTTTGAACTCTGCTCAATTTGGAGAAGAGATTGCAAAGGCTGCAGCACTATACAATGAGAAAAAGAATGTCCAGATTATTGACACATATTTTGATAAAATTTTATATCAATATTTGGCTGGCGCGATGAAAAATTATTCTGATAAAGAGGCAACAAAATTAGTTGCAATGGATATCGACTTTTACAATATTCTTAGTGTCATTAGAGGAAAGTTCTGGGGGTTACAAGAAGACCAGATTCAAGACTTGATAATTTCTACTAGTCCACCTGCAAGAGAATTGCTTGGAAGAATGATGGCAGCTGGAACGGTAAGAGATGCATTCAATGAACTATCTAGTACAAAATACAAAGAACTTGTCCCACAAGTTGAAAACGAGTTAGATGCAATTGCAGAATTTGAAAGAGCATTTGAGATGCAAATTTACAAAGCATCACTTAGATCATTTACAAAGATGTTTAGCTTTGCAACAATTGTAGGGATTACCAAATTAACAGCATTTGAGGTAAGGAACCTGGCAGCAATTGCTTTTGCAGTTGAGCAAAAGATTCCAACTGAGACAACAATGTCAAAATTAATCCTAGAAGAAGAATAG